In Pseudorca crassidens isolate mPseCra1 chromosome 13, mPseCra1.hap1, whole genome shotgun sequence, the following proteins share a genomic window:
- the CFAP206 gene encoding cilia- and flagella-associated protein 206 isoform X4, protein MQVYFDMNYTSREEFLEEHHRVIESRLSSVSREITDSRACVREELESLYRKIVSYVLLRSGLGSPTDIKIVREATAALQSVFPQAELGTFLTLSKKDRERQLKELTMIVTGIRLFNRDCGKGGEGIDDLPAILQEAIPATTQHVDSQLEVVQDQAYRYTAILEKVAENPLLSQELQPYMLKEALYNVRQYEFFLQIILSDIITCAQEVEMMIKQLGAQLEQLQFTVKSKTAVPTSQVFPIFIALSNLWTSFQDEAVLISILSNLSTHLEPFLGTHELFFPEKVMQALLDGVTVKTDACRMKEHMEERVNLADFRKLEWLFPETTANFDKLLIQYRGFCAYTFATTDGLLLPGNPAIGILKHKEKYYTFNTRDAAYSFAENPENYIDKIREKAKKNAELIELLELHQQFETLIPNSQMKEVDKHYIKPIAKCESSTQTDTHLLPPTIVRSYEWNEWELRRKAIKLANLRRKVTHSVQTDLSHMRRENCSQVYPSKDASTQSMREASSQVPRPQIYVAGFRGGHTKTTCEIKVNLTRAIDET, encoded by the exons AGGAATTTCTCGAAGAACATCACCGGGTCATAGAGTCTAGATTAAGCTCTGTTAGCAGAGAAATTACAGATAGTCGAGCATGTGTTCGAGAAGAACTGGAAAGCCTCTACCGCAAGATCGTCAGCTACGTGTTACTGCGCTCTGGGCTGGGGTCCCCAACAGACATCAAGATTGTCAGAGAGGCAACAG CTGCCCTACAGAGTGTTTTTCCTCAGGCTGAGCTTGGGACATTTCTAACTCTTTCTAAGAAGGACAGAGAACGCCAGCTGAAAGAGCTCACCATGATTGTTACTGGAATTCGTTTATTTAACCGAGACTGTGGAAAGGGAGGAGAAGGCATTGATGACT TGCCAGCTATTCTACAGGAAGCAATCCCAGCCACCACTCAGCATGTTGATTCCCAACTTGAGGTGGTCCAGGACCAGGCATACCGCTACACAGCCATCCTCGAGAAAGTAGCAGAGAACCCACTCTTGAGTCAAGAACTTCAGCCCTATATGTTAAAAGAAGCACTATATAACGTGCGACAATATGAGTTCTTCCTTCAGATCATTTTG TCGGATATAATTACTTGTGCTCAAGAAGTGGAAATGATGATAAAGCAGTTAGGAGCCCAACTGGAACAATTACAATTTACTGTAAAATCAAAGACGGCTGTCCCAACATCACAAGTCTTT CCCATCTTCATTGCCCTTTCCAATCTGTGGACTAGCTTTCAGGATGAAGCTGTTTTGATTAGCATCCTCAGTAATTTATCTACTCATCTTGAGCCATTTCTGGGGACTCATGAACTGTTCTTTCCTGAGAAAGTGATGCAAGCTCTTCTTGATGGAGTGACTGTGAAAACTGATGCGTGTAGAATGAAAGAGCACATGG AAGAGAGAGTAAATCTGGCGGATTTCAGAAAACTAGAATGGCTTTTCCCAGAAACAACAGCCAATTTTGATAAATTGTTGATTCAGTATCGAGGATTTTGTGCTTACACATTTGCTACAACAGATGGTCTTCTTCTTCCAG GAAATCCAGCAATTGGAATtttgaaacataaagaaaagtatTACACTTTCAATACCAGAGATGCTGCATATTCATTTGCAGAAAATCCTGAAAATTACATtgataaaattagagaaaaagccaaaaaaaatgcAGAATTGATTGAGCTACTGGAACTTCATCAACAGTTTGAAACCCTTATTCCAAATTCTCAG ATGAAAGAGGTTGACAAACATTACATAAAACCAATTGCAAAGTGTGAAAGTAGCACACAGACGGATACACATTTATTGCCACCAACAATTGTGAGATCATATGAGTGGAATGAATGGGAATTAAGAAGAAAAGCTATAAAATTG GCCAATTTGCGTCGGAAAGTTACTCACTCGGTACAGACTGATCTTAGTCACATGAGAAGAGAAAACTGTTCCCAGGTGTACCCTTCAAAGGATGCTAGCACACAGTCAATGAGGGAAGCCAGCAGCCAAGTGCCCCGGCCCCAGATTTATGTAGCTGGTTTCCGCGGGGGCCATACCAAGACCACCTGTGAAATCAAGGTGAACTTAACTAGAGCCATTGATGAAACCTAG